The Poseidonibacter lekithochrous region TCATATTCCTACTGTTATCTTTTTTGATGAAAAAGCGCAAGAGATTATCCGAATCGAATCAAATTTCAAAAACTTTCATTTCCAAAGTATTGTGGATTATGCCGTAAGCAATGCTTACAAGGATGAAAAAGAGTTCCAGCGATATCTTACTAAAAGAGCAGATGATATTAGAGAAAAAGGAATAGATGTTAATATTTGGGATTAGTCAATAATAAGTAAACTTTATTAATAAAGGAGAAAAGAAAATGAACACAATTCAAAAAATAGCAAAACAGTTTTTTGAGGCATGTGAAGAAGGAAAAGGCTGGGATGAATGTAGTTCATACTGTCTTCCTGATGCTACATTCTCATCACAAACTATTGTATTAGCGGAAATATCTACTCTTGAAGAATATACTGAATGGATGAAAGGTTTATTTACTCCTATTCCAGATGGTAATCATGAAGTGAAGTTTTTTGCTGCTGATGAAGAACAAAAATCAGTACTAGCTTTTGCAGTTTTTCATGGTACTCAAACTGGTGAGGGAGGTCCTGTGCCACCAACTGGTAATAGTATTAGTGCTGATTATGTTTATCATATAGAATTTGAGGGTAAACGTATAAAACATATGACAAAAATATGGAATGATTCCATAAGTCTTCAACAGCTTGGATGGGCTTAGTGCCTGCTCAAGTTTTTTAATCACATATATGTTTTGCTTCTTTTAATACAAAATTGTATAATAATTAATTATTACAAAAAGGATTCCAAATGAATGTAGAAATATTCTATTGTGGAGTTTGAAACTATTTGCCAGAAGCTTCTAGGTTAGAAGAGGAATTAAAAGGTAATTTTTCAGATATAAACATAAAATTAAATGAAGGCTCAGGTGGTATTTTCAAAGTGATTATTGATGATACTGTTATTTTTGATAAGTTAGATGTAGAACATAGATTTCCAAATGATGGGGAAATTATTGAAAGAATAGATAAGTTATAAAAAATATAAGTCAAATTTCATTAGAATACCCATAATATTTAAAGGATTTAAATGAATAAAGAATTTGACAAGTTCAAACAGTGGCTTACTCACAATTATAGTGATGGTTTATTAGATTTGAATCCTCCTGCAAGTGATGATGAAATAAAAGAACTTACATCTACTCTTGGGGTTGAATTACCAGAAGATTTTATAAGTGTACTAAAAATACATAATGGTCAAAAAGGCGAAAAAGCTTGGCTTTTTGACTCACAAGAGTTTTTATCAACTCATCGTATTATTGAAGAGTTTAATACTTGGAAAAAACTACAAGTAACAAAACTTCAAGATAAAGTCTCAATGCCTGATGATGGAGTTAGAAGTGACTGGTGGAATATAAATTGGATACCATTTACAAGTGATGGTTGTGGCGATCACTATTGTATTGATTTAAACCCAAACTCTTCAGGAACAAAAGGTCAAATTATTACATTATGGTTTGAATCACCTGAGAGAGAAATAGTATCTACTAGCTTTTCACAGTGGTTTGAAGAGTATCTAGAAGAATTAAATACAGGTAATCTTGTGTATTCAAAAGAGTACAACTCTATAGTTCATAAAGATGAATTATAAAAAAGGAATAGTTTATGAACGAAAATATGATATATATATTTATTGCATTACTAGCTTTTCTAGCTTACAAAAAATATAGTCAATACCAAGTATTAAAACTTGTTCCAGATTTGCTAGCGCAAGGTGGACAAATAGTTGATGTTAGAAGTGAAGAGGAATTTGCCTCATCTTCAAAAGATGGAAGTATAAATATCCCATTACATTCACTTAAAAAAAGAATGAATGAGTTAGATAATAAAAAGCCTATAATTCTTTGTTGTGCAAGTGGAAGTAGAAGTGGTTTAGCAAAACGTACTTTGACAGCACAAGGTTTTGAGAATGTTCACAATGTAGGAACATGGAGAGCTCTTAGAAAGTTTTAGTAAACTTTCTAAGCTTTTTTAAGACTAGTTATTAATCTAACTTACTAGTTAGACTCTCACCAAATGCTTCTTCAATATATGGAGAAATTTGCCATTCGTTTTTGAACTCTTTATATTGATTTACTGTCTTTTTAATATTTGTATTATCTTCAAAGAATGCTCTAATCATTACATTTTTAGGTGTATGTTCCATATCAATAAACTCTAATACTTGTGTTCTATAACCCATAATTTCTAATACATTTGCTCTTACACTATCAGTTAGTAAAGTTGCAAGTTTTTCTTTGATAATTCCATATTTCATCATAGGAATCATTTTTTCATTTTTGATTTTCTTTAGGAATTCATGTTGACAACAAGGCACTGCTAAAATAACATTTGCTCCCCAGTTTACAGCTTTTGCTAAAGCTTCATCAGTTGCAGTATTACAAGCATGAAGTGAGATAACCATATCTACATCTGTAAATTGATCAAAACCTTTAATATCCCCTTGCTCAAATCTTAAATCATCAAAGTTTAGTTTCTTAGCTAAGTTAGAACAGAATTCAATAACATTCTCTTTTAAATCAAGACCTACAATCTCTACGTTATATCCCATTTTTAAAACAAGATAATCATATAAAGCAAAAGTAAGATATGCTTTTCCACATCCAAAATCAATAATTCTAATAGTTTTGTTTTTATCTAAATAGGGAATACAATCAGCAACTAGTTCTAAATAACGATTGATTTGTTTGAACTTATCGTATTTAGCATTTACGATTTTTCCTTGTTTAGTCATGATTCCAAGTTCTATTAAGAAAGGTGTTAATTCACCTTCATTTAGAATGTATTTTTTCTTTCTATTATGTGATGCAATTTCAGCTTTTTTACTTGCAGCTTTTTTCTTTATATTTGCCTCACCTTTTTTACTAATTAGTATATGATAATCAGCATCTACAGTGTTTATAAGTACTTGTTTAAAATATGTTTTAGTTAGATTATACATTTCAACAAAAGTCTCATCATTGTCTAAGTTCTTATGTTCTACATTTTTATCATAGATATACTCAAACTGGTGTTTTACTTCATCTTTGATAGTTACTTTTTTGATAGTTACTTTATTGAAAGTTTTCTCTGATTTATTTTTTACGCCACTAAAAACCGCATAAATTATGCTTTCTTCGTTGATTATTTTTTCCATTAATTCAGTTAGGTTCTGCATAATGTTTAAAACTCCTGTTTTTAGATTTATTTTTCGTATCATATCTAAAGATACTTCCTTTATATATTAATCAAACAATTCAAATTTGGGATAACAAAAAAATTATTATATAATCCTAGTAATTAATAGGAGAAAATATGAATGAACAAATAAAACACTATGAAGACAAGCTAAAATATGAGATGGATTCTTGGGATTTAAGTGTTGCATTAAAAAACAATGAAAATGTAATTGTTATAGATGCAAGAGCTTCAAATGCCTATAAATATGAAAGAGTTCCAAATGCTATTAATATACCTCATAAAACAATGAATATAGATACTACAAAAGATTTAGATAAAGACGCAGTATATATATCATATTGTGATGGAATAGGGTGTAATGCCTCAACAAAAGGCGCTTTAAATATGGCTAAACTTGGATTCCAAGTAAAAGAGCTTATTGGAGGACTTGATTGGTGGATTAGAGATGGTCACGAAACACACGGAGAAAATGCTAGAAAATCTACTGGTGTATCTTGTGCTTGTTAATTAAAACTATTTTACAATTTTATAAAACTTAAAAGTATAACTTTATATTTCTTTCTAACATTTCATATCTAATATTATGAATTTTTAATAGATCAGTTATACTAATAAGTTCTTTAATATGATTAGCTGAACCTTTATTTAGAATAATTTCTTTTGTTTCTCTATTAAAAGAATACGAGATAAATTGTTTGAAAATATCATCCATAATTGCTGAAATCTCATTTGAATCAGATGAGTATTTACACAATAAATTATCGAAATTTTGAATATATAAAATTAAATGATGCACATTTATTGGTTTTAATAGTAATTTCCTATCAAAAATATCTGCACATTGTTTACATGTAAATGTATGATTATATGTTAATGTCTTACTTATAACTAGTATCTTTTGTTTTGGAACTGTATTTGTAATATGCTGAAAAAGTTTTTCTCCAATCTCATTTGTAACGTCTATTATGATTAAAGAATCTTTAGAGACTTTTTTATAATGTAAATAGAAGTCTTCTTCTGTTGTTGTTTTAATAAAGTTGATATTTAGATGTTTTGCAACAATATCATAAATATCTTGATTTGTACTTTCTGTATCGTAAATTAATATTTCCATTCCGAATTATCTCCAAATAAATATTATATATAACTAAATAATTTATTTTTATAGGTTTTGAACTGATAAAAATTACTTTTATTAATATGAAAAAAATTAAAATACTATAAGAATAATCATAACTATATCTTATTCAATTTTCTGAAATATTTGTAAGATTTGATATTTGGCTTTAAGTATTATGAATAATTTAGAAATATAATATATAAATTAAATCAAATATCTTTAAAATCTTTATTATTTTATATATTAAATAAATTATACCCCTATAATAACTATATAGCAGTAATCTTATTCATTATTTATATATTATTAAATCTAGAAAAATCAATTAATTATATCTATTAAATACTATTTGTATTATTTTGATATGGGTCAAGAAGAATTTTAAAGTATTTAAATATACTTCGACTACTTTAAATGAAAGGACAGAATATGAAACAAAATTTCATAAGAGTAGTATTATCTTTACTTATAATATCTGCGGCAAATGCTGGTAATAAATTCAATGATCTAACTGAAGCTTATTTAACAGAGAAAGCATCTTTAGATGTAAGAATGACAATTGCTAAAGATCCTGAAACTTCTTTAAAGGTATTAAAAGTATTAACTCAAGATAGTAATTCAGAAGTTAGTAAACTAGCTAAAGAAGCTATCAAATAATAATTATCAACTCCTACAATTGATGATTATAAATAATAGGTAGCGTATTTGCTATCTATTGTTTGTATCTCATATATCTTACTAATATTTTTTTTACTATAATACGCTAAAAAGAATATAATGCAAACACTTGAACAATTAAACAATGATGAATTAAAAGGCATCAAACAACTTACTATTTCAGAAGATTTATGTGAATTTCCTCAAAAAATATTTGAACTAGCAGATAGTTTGGAAATGTTAGATTTAAGTAATAATAAGCTTACACATATACCAAATCTAGAAAAACTTACTAATCTGAAAATTGCTTTTTTTTCATACAATCTTTTTACAGAACTACCAAATGCTTTTAAAAACTGTAAAAATTTATATATGTTGGGACTTAAAGGTAATCAAATTGAAGTTATTAAAGAGGATATTTTACCTCATAGTATTTCATGGCTTATTTTAACTGATAATAAAATCAAAACACTTCCAAACTCTATTGGTGATTTAACTAAACTTCAAAAATTTCCATTAGCAGGAAACCTTTTAACAACTTTACCTAATAGTATGCAAAACTGTAAAAACTTAGAGTTATTAAGATTATCAGCTAATAATTTAAAAGAGATTCCTTCTTGGCTTCTTAATCTTCCAAAGCTTTCATGGTTGGCATTTTCAGGTAATGATTGTTCTGTTCAACCACAAGTTGATTTAGAAAAAGCTTCTTTAGAAAAACTACAGATTCAAGAGCAATTAGGTGAGGGCGCTTCCGGTATGATATATAAAGCCTTTTGCTCAACACAAAAAAAAGATGTAGCTCTTAAACTTTTTAAAGGGGCAATTACTAGCGATGGTTATGCTGTTGATGAAATGAATACATATATGTCAATAGGAAAACACAATAATCTTATTAATGTTATTGCAAAAATTGATGAGGATGAAAAACTAGGGCTTTTACTTGATCTTATTCCTAAAAGTTATGAAAACTTAGGTTTCCCACCAAACTTTGATACTTGTACTAGAGATACTTTTGCTAATAACCATACAATGACAAGTAAAAGTATTTATGAAGTAGTAAAACATATTCAATCAGCTGCAATTCATTTACATGAAAAAAATCTTATGCATGGAGATTTATATGCTCACAATATTTTAATAAATGAAGATAATCACTGTTATTTAGGTGACTTTGGGGCAAGTAGTTTTTATGATAATAAAGCTTATGAAAAAATTGAAGTTCGTGCTTTTGGATGTTTAATTGATGATTTACTTAACATTTGTTCTGATAAAGAGAATACTTGTTTTGAGACTTTGCGAACTGTTTCACAAACTTGTATGAATGAAGATGTAAATTCAAGACCTTTATTTAATGAGATTAATTTTTAAATAATATAAAATCTTGACATATTTCAATGATTTAAATTCAAATTATCTATATACTTAAAATAAAAAATGGATGGTTCAATGAAAAAATTAATTTTAACAATTGTATTTACTGCTTTTATTTGTACTTTATCAGTGCAAGCTTCACCAAAAGTAGAAGTTATGGAAAAGAATACTTCAACAAAAAAAATGAATGATGATAAGATAAAATTAACACTAGAAATGTGTAAAAAGAAAATAGGTATTGATAACTATAATTTTATGAAAGATATTTTCAATGATGAAAATATTGTAATGACGAAATGTAAAGAAGCACTTATGAAATAACTTTGCTTATCATAGATAGTTTTTACTATCTATGATTTAGACTTAAAAAGAGCAAAAATATAAAATACTATAAAAAGCTTGCATTTATTTTTATTTTATGTTATATTGTTCGCACTTAGGATGAATACGAGTTTCATCTGTTACATGTACTATATTAATTCGCCTTTCATTGATATTACCCATTTTGAACAAACAAACTCATTTTTATTTTTAAATTCAAAAAAAGGACTACTATGTCAATTACAAATATTAAAACAAGCAAAAAAATTGAAGTGCTTTTAAGACTTTTAGACAGAAACGAAAGCTTATCAGACGCAACTTCAAAAGCAGGATTAGATATAAAAAAAGTAAAACAAATTATTAGAAAACAATATTAATATTTAACTTATTCATTTCTCAAACATTTAAACCAAATGTTTGAGAATATATCTAAAAATAAATCCTAACATTACCACATACTTTTCACATGTTTTTCCAATATAGTTTAAAAATTTATTTTAATGTATAAGGAATCAATATGGAAATTTCAAATCATGATTTAAAGAATACTATGAATAATAGTAGTTCTCTAAATTTAAAGAAACAAGAAAAAGTAAATAAAAAAGAAGATTCACACTCTTTAGAAAACAATTACACTCATCTAAACATAAATAATAATAACTCCTCTAATATTGAGAAAACTGCTCAAAAATTAGAAGAGTTAAACAAACAAAAAGTAACTACTAGTTCTTTAGAAGAAGTAGTTGTTGAATTAAAAAAAGATGATGGTTTTACAGAGATTAAACCAGAACAATTCAAAGGAATTTCTAAAATGGTAAATAGTGATATTATTATAATAAAGATTCTGAAAAAATAAATAAATTTTTAAACAACTAAAACTTATTTCTTAATACATTTATACCAAATTATAGAAAATAGATCTATTGCTTTTTCTAGGTCTTTTTCTTTTATTCCTCCAAATCCCATCATTAGAGCTTGCCAATTATCACCACATCTAGGTTTTGCAAAGTGTAATTTTATTTTTTCTTTTATTGCTAATATTTCAAGTTTTTTATAATCTAACTCTTTTGTAGGCTGTATTAATATTGCTAAACCTCCACCTTGATTAACTATTTTCATACTGTCCTTTAGTTTTGATTCTAAAAGAGATTTTAGAAGATTATGTTTCTTTTTGTTTATAGTTCTTATTTTACGTAAATGTTTATCCCAATACCCTTGCTCTATAAAACTTGCTAATGTATTTTGAGTCATTAAAGATACTCCTGAATCATAATAAGAAAACTTCTCTTTATAAATTTCAAGTAAATGATTTGGTAAAACCATATATGAAACTCTAAGAGAAGGGGAGAGGGCTTTTGAGAATGTACCAATATATACAACTCTTTGATTATTATCTAGACCCTGTAGAGAAGGTATTGGTCTATTAATATATGAAAGTTCAGTATCATAATCATCTTCAATAATCAAAGCATCGTTTTTATTAGCCCAATCTAATATTTTTAATCTATTAGATATGGGTATTGCTACTCCTGTTGGATATTGATGTGATGGCGTTAAATATGCTAGTTTTGATTTTGTTTTCTCTAAGGCTTCTATGTCAATTCCATTTTTATTGACTTGAATTCTGTCTATTTTATAGTTATGATTTTCATATACTTTTCTTATTACATGATATCCTGGTTCTTCAATAGCTATACTATTGTGTTCATCATTTAGAAGTAGGGCTAATAAACTAATTGAACTAATAAATCCATTTCCTATAATAATTTGTTCAGTATTACATTTAACTGCTCTTGATTTGTTTAGGTATTGTGCTATTTGAACTCTTAGTTCATATTCACCTTGCCTATCTCTGTACGCTCCAAAATCTAAAGAGTCATTAATATTTTTATTAAATAGCCTTTTCCATATTTTTAATGGAAAACTAGAGCTTTCTAATCTAGCAGGAAAAAAATCATAAAGTATTTCATCTTCTTTCATATCATTAGATATATCACAAGGAAATTGTGAGCTAAAATCACTAAGACTATTTTGTATTACAACATATCCGCTTTTAGGAATACTATCTATATATCCTTCTACTACTAATTGAGAATAGGCAGATTCTACGGTGTTTTTACTAAGATTATAAATACTTGCTACTTTTCTAATAGATGGTAATTTTTCATCTATTTTATAGTTTGTTAATATATCTTCTTTTATTTGTTTAAAAAGCTGTATGTGAAGAGGTATTTCACTATTTTGTTCTAGGTAATACATAAACTGTCCCTTAATAATTTTAATAAATTGGCCCTTGTGATGAGGTCAAATGTCTGTTATATTATCACAATTAAAAGAAGAAAGGAAGAAAATGAGAAAAGTTTATGAGATAAAAGATGAAGAGTTAATAAAAAATATTTTAGAAAATACAGAGTTTGGAACACTAGCAATTTGTATGGATAATAAACCTTATTCTGTTCCTTTAAACTTTGTGGAAATAAATGGAGAGATATTTATACATGGAGCAAAAAAAGGTAAAAAAATAGAAATTATGAATAACAATAATAATGCAAGTTTTTCAGTCGTTGAGTCTTATTCTTTATTACCATCATATTTTAGTACAGATGATGGGAGAGCAAGCCCTGCAACACATATGTTTAAATCTATTATATTAGATGGTCATATTGAATTCATAGAAGATTATGATGTAAAAGCAAATGCCTTAGAAATGTTAATGCAAAAGTACCAAAAAGAGGGCGGATACAAAGCTTTAACTGATGTTATATACAAAAAGATAATAAATGCAACATGTATTTATAAATTAGTTCCATCTCAAAGTAGCGCTAAATTTCATTTAGGACAGGATTATAATGAACAAAGATTTGCAAGAGTAAAAGAGCATCTTTTAAAAAGAGGAACAAAAAAAGATTTAGATACTTTAAAATTAATGGAAAGCCTAAGAGTATAGATTAATAAAATATTATAAATAATTGCTATATCATTACAAAAAATTTGAAGGCATTATTTATGAATAAATTAAAAAAACTATTTGAAAAAGTACCAGAACTAAAAGAACAATATGAATTATTTGAAAATACAATTTTAAATGAAAATTCTTTAGATAAAAAATATATAAAGTATGTGGCATTCTCAAGTGCCATTGCTTTAAAAGAAAAAGACTTATTCTCTTTAGTAGAAGAAAAGTTGGGAAAACTAGAAGAATCTGAACAAAAAGCTATTTTTTTAGCTTCTAGTAGAATGGCCACAACGAACCCATACTTTATGGCTAGAAATGTTCATCCTTTAAAAGCTGGAGGTTCTTTAGAGTCTTTAAATATGAGTGTAATTCAAAACCTTGGGGTGAAAGATATGACAGCATATCATTATTCTTGTATATCAATATCATCAATAAACTCAGGTTTTGTATGTTTTAATAGTCATCTAAGTAATCTAAAAGCTCATAGCCAAAGTGATAACTCAATAGATCAAGCAATGAGAATTACAGCATCTTTAAACTCATTAAAACAATTACTTTTTAATATATCTTTATTAGATTAACTTTTAATTTATATATACTATACTTCTAATAATAAAAAAGGAAATGAATGTTCATAGTATCATTAACATATATTTGTGATTTAAAAGAAGTTGATAATCATTTATCATCACATGTGGAATATTTAGAAAAACAATATGAAGAGGGTAATTTTATTGCTTCTGGGCGTAAGGTTCCAAGAACTGGTGGAATAATATTATCTAAACTTGATAGTCTTGAAAAACTAAATAAAGTTTTAGAAAAAGATCCTTTTTATCAGAATAATCTGGCAAAATATGATATTCAAGAGTTTATACCAACTATGACTTCGAAAGATTACGAAAATTTAAAAGAGGAATAATTTAATGGCTTCATCATTTACGAAACTAATTACAACTTATATTAATGCAAAAGACTCTAATAAACCACACTTAATGAATAGAGTATTCTCAAAAGATGCTACTTTAAATATGATAGTAAATTCTGAAAATATATCTTTTCCTTCTAAAGTAACAGGACTTGATAATATTACAGTAACACTTGTAGAAGATTTTTCAATGAAGTTTGAAAATGTTTATACTATTTGTTTGGAAGATACTATTCAAAGAGATGATGAAAAGTTTTTCTGTCAATGGTTAGTAGTAATGAATGATAAAGTTACAAAAGAAGTCAAAGTAGGTATTGGAGAATATGTTTGGATTAGAAAAGATTCTTTAATTACTTCTTTGGATATTAAAATTAAAGAAATGAGTATTGTTGATGCTAAGTACCAAAATGATGTTTTAGACTTAGTATCATCTTTTCCCTACCCATGGGCAAATGCACATCAAATAAATGATATACATAAGTATTTATTTGTTTAGCTTTTAATTTTTTTGATATATCTATAAATAGATGGTTCGGACATTTGTAGTTTAGAAGCTACTTCTTGTACTGAACCTCTAATATTAAATACCCCACAGTCATTTAGTGCTGTAATTACTTCTGTTTTTTCATCTGTTGTCATTCTATTTGGAACAATATCAAATTCATTTAAAATTGCATCAATTTTATTAAGTGTTAGCTCTTGTGGATCTGTATTTAGGTTTTCTTTTATATTATTAAGTGATAAAACTTTATCATCAACATAATTTGGAAGTAATGAAGTTAAAAATGATAATGATTTTTTCACTTCATGGTAATCAGAATTTAAACCCAAAGCTCCGACTATTTTATTATCGTCATCTCTAATAAAATATGTAGATGAATATAAAAGTTTTCCTTCTATACTTTTTGAGTTGTAATTAGATATAAATTGTTTATTTCCCTCAGACTCAGCTGCAATAAATTCTAAAATTAAATCAGTAGGACGTCCACCTATTTTTCTATTACTTATATGTCCATTTATTATATAAACGATTGATTCTTCATAGTTAGTTAAATCATGTAGTATTATTTCTGTATTACTTCCTAGCACTTCCCCTAAGAAGTCTGCAATTGTAATAAATCTTTTGATATGTTGATTCAAATATATCCTTAATATATTATATTTTTTTATTATAAGAGAATAAGGAAATATTGTCAAATTACAATTTAACTTTTTATTTTTTTAATATACCTATAAATTGAAGGTTCTGACATCTGTAATTTTTTTGCAACTTCTTGCACTGAACCTCTAATATTGAAAACACCACAGTCATTTAGTGCTGTAATTACATTTGTTTTCTCATCTGTTGTCATTCTATTTGGAACTACATCAAACTCATTTATTATTGCATCTATTTTACTAAGTGTTAATTCTTGTGGATCTGTATTAAGGTTTTCTTTTATATTATTGATTGATAAAATTTTATCATCTACGTAGTTTGGTAATAAAGAAGTTAAGAATGATAAAGACTTTTTAACCTCATGATAATCAGAATTTAGACATAAAGCCCCTACAATTTCATTATTATCATCTCTGATAAAATATGTAGAAGAGTATAAAAGTCTACCTTCTATTGTTTTAGAATTGTAATTAGAGATAAACTGTTTATTACCTTTAGATTCACTTGCTATAAACTCTAAAACTAGGTCAGTTACTGGGTCGCCAATCTTTCTATCACTGATGTGACCGTTGATTATATGGACAATTGACTCTTCATAATTTGTTAAGTCATGTAGTATGATTTCTGTATTACTTCCTAGTACATCACCTAAAAAATCTGCAATAGATATAAATTTTTTAATATGTTTGTTCACAAATATATCCTTAATAGCTTATGTATATTCTTATTATAAGGTATTAATAAAAAATTGTCAAATCAATAATAAATTGTTATCATAATAAAAATTTATTAATTTGTGATAAAAACTCTTTACATTGATAAAATTTTATTATATACTGATTCCAATGAAAAAAAATTATCATAAAAGGGACTTAATATGAACGCTATTAATTCAACAAAAGCACCAAGTGCAATCGGACCATATTCACAAGCAGTAGAGAAAGATGGATTTACATTTGTATCAGGACAATTACCAATAGATGAAACTACAGGTGAGTTTGCAGGAGATGATATTGCATCACAAGCAAAACAATCTTTAGAGAATACAAAATATATTTTAGAAGAAGCTGGATTACAAATGAAAGATGTTGTTAAAACTACTATTTTATTAAAAGATATAGAAGATTTTGCAGTAGTAAATGAAATTTATGGACAATATTTTGAAGCACCATTTCCAGCAAGAGCAACATATGAAGTTTCAAGACTACCAAAAGATGCTCTAATTGAAATAGAATCAATTGCAAAAAAATAATATAATATAACTTGATAATATAAGAAAGCGGAGAACAAGAAAATGAAAAAAGATATTGTAGTTGTAGGTGGTGGTTGTATTGGACTTATGTCAGCTTATTGCTTACAAAAGAGTGGAAGAGATGTTACTGTTATTGAAAAGGGTGACATTACTGATGGAACTTCTTTTGGAA contains the following coding sequences:
- a CDS encoding RidA family protein, which encodes MNAINSTKAPSAIGPYSQAVEKDGFTFVSGQLPIDETTGEFAGDDIASQAKQSLENTKYILEEAGLQMKDVVKTTILLKDIEDFAVVNEIYGQYFEAPFPARATYEVSRLPKDALIEIESIAKK
- a CDS encoding helix-turn-helix transcriptional regulator, with amino-acid sequence MNKHIKKFISIADFLGDVLGSNTEIILHDLTNYEESIVHIINGHISDRKIGDPVTDLVLEFIASESKGNKQFISNYNSKTIEGRLLYSSTYFIRDDNNEIVGALCLNSDYHEVKKSLSFLTSLLPNYVDDKILSINNIKENLNTDPQELTLSKIDAIINEFDVVPNRMTTDEKTNVITALNDCGVFNIRGSVQEVAKKLQMSEPSIYRYIKKIKS
- a CDS encoding helix-turn-helix transcriptional regulator, whose product is MNQHIKRFITIADFLGEVLGSNTEIILHDLTNYEESIVYIINGHISNRKIGGRPTDLILEFIAAESEGNKQFISNYNSKSIEGKLLYSSTYFIRDDDNKIVGALGLNSDYHEVKKSLSFLTSLLPNYVDDKVLSLNNIKENLNTDPQELTLNKIDAILNEFDIVPNRMTTDEKTEVITALNDCGVFNIRGSVQEVASKLQMSEPSIYRYIKKIKS